The Rhinoderma darwinii isolate aRhiDar2 chromosome 8, aRhiDar2.hap1, whole genome shotgun sequence genome has a window encoding:
- the LOC142659652 gene encoding uncharacterized protein LOC142659652 isoform X2: MIDTMNKKQLTEKILNHALGIVYLLTGEEYVVMKKNSPHSTTNLLTGEVPIKCGDISIYFSMEEWDYIEEHKDLYKDVMVKNQQSISAVRMPSSSDLSEDDLDCASIKDVEEEAANEEDVEPPVLSPEILIGEVNGKIQSVEQPDETLKESEEEERIIDVTDDSVVRGTIQESPQAAGLEEEEGTLQTTYGSQEFQKEDFTNNFSNDSYDMVNLLSNSVSDKHKPFSLDENFLPENSATWENVQIMRRTRRKQNLHSKNDYVEYETINEDQLDEFENDFSYKSCVTLHQESSTPYICGECGRCFISEPSLTEHMKKHSVDKPHRCNECGREFEYRSRLIVHQRTHNGEKPHKCEECGKDFNYRSRLLVHQRKHTGVKPHKCIQCGKQFDYKSHLLRHQRTHT, translated from the exons ATGATCGACACAATGAACAAGAAGCAATTGACTGAGAAGATTCTGAATCACGCTCTGGGGATCGTCTACCTGCTGACTGGGGAG GAATATGTGGTCATGAAGAAGAATTCCCCACACAGCACCACAaacctgctgactggagag GTACCAATAAAATGTGGAGACATCTCAATCTATTTCTCAATGGAGGAATGGGACTATATTGAAGAACACAAGGACCTTTATAAGGATGTGATGGTAAAAAATCAGCAGTCGATCAGTGCAGTGAGGATGCCGTCAAGCTCAG ACCTTTCAGAAGATGATCTAGACTGTGCGTCAATTAAGGATGTAGAAGAAGAAGCCGCAAATGAAGAGGATGTTGAGCCTCCAGTACTTTCTCCAGAGATTCTTATTG GTGAAGTTAATGGCAAGATACAGAGCGTTGAACAACCGGATGAGACTCTAAAGGAAAGTGAAGAGGAAGAGAGAATCATTGACGTCACCG ATGATTCTGTGGTCAGGGGAACAATACAAGAATCTCCCCAAGCAGCCGGTctggaagaagaagaaggaacTTTACAAACAACCTATGGGTCTCAAGAGTTCCAAAAAGAAGACTTCACTAATAATTTTTCCAACGATTCCTATGACATGGTAAATCTTCTTTCTAACTCCGTCTCTGATAAACATAAACCGTTCTCTCTGGACGAGAATTTCCTCCCCGAGAATAGCGCAACCTGGGAAAATGTCCAAATCATGAGGAGAACTCGTCGAAAACAAAACTTGCATTCCAAAAACGATTACGTAGAGTACGAAACCATAAATGAGGACCAGCTGGATGAGTTTGAAAATGACTTTTCTTACAAGTCATGTGTTACTTTACACCAAGAATCCTCCACTCCTTATATATGTGGCGAATGTGGGAGATGTTTCATCTCGGAGCCTTCCCTGACTGAGCATATGAAAAAGCATTCTGTAGATAAGCCTCATAGATGCAATGAATGCGGGAGAGAGTTCGAATACAGATCTCGACTAATTGTCCATCAGAGAACACACAACGGCGAAAAGCCTCATAAATGTGAAGAATGTGGGAAGGACTTTAACTACAGGTCTCGCCTTCTAGTGCATCAGAGGAAACACACTGGGGTAAAACCTCACAAGTGTATTCAGTGTGGCAAACAGTTTGATTACAAGTCCCATCTCCTCAGACATCAAAGGACACACACATGA
- the LOC142660006 gene encoding olfactory receptor 8D1-like, translated as MNATNHTVLTFFIITGISDVPKLQVPIFLLVLLIYLSTVGGNMTILLLVCMNPQLHTPMYFFLCNLSILDISSSTVTLHKILISFLSGDKTVSYQSCLTQIFLFISLMCNELLLLTAMSFDRYVAICNPLRYSTIMSRGVCSTLAVVCWVLGFAESLPHIIIISRFTCYKSKEINHFFCDIVPLLKLSCNDTSLSDFVIFISGLFLSTFPFILTFIPYIFIIHTIMSIRSTMGKHKAFYTCSSHLTVVILLYVTLICQYMRPASMDTLESNKLFSLFNTAAVPMLNPLIYSLKNKDVKSALKRRGFQMTT; from the coding sequence atgaaTGCTACAAATCATACAGTGTTGACCTTCTTTATTATTACAGGCATTTCTGATGTTCCAAAGCTTCAAGTTCCAATTTTCCTCTTGGTCCTTCTTATTTATCTTAGTACTGTTGGTGGTAATATGACCATTCTTCTACTGGTCTGTATGAACCCTCAGCTCCATACTCCCATGTACTTCTTCCTATGTAACCTGTCCATCTTGGACATCTCCTCCAGCACGGTCACTCTTCATAAAATCCTTATTAGCTTTTTATCTGGTGACAAGACAGTTTCTTACCAATCATGTTTGACGCAGATCTTCCTCTTCATATCTCTGATGTGCAATGAATTGTTGCTACTTACGGCCATGAGCTTTGATCGCTATGTTGCCATATGTAATCCACTGCGTTACTCCACGATCATGAGTCGTGGTGTCTGTTCCACACTGGCTGTTGTCTGTTGGGTGTTGGGCTTTGCAGAATCTCTACCTCATATTATTATAATATCCAGATTCACTTGTTATAAATCAAAAGAAATAAATCACTTCTTCTGTGACATTGTCCCTCTACTGAAACTTTCCTGTAACGATACTTCTCTCTCTGATTTTGTGATTTTTATCAGTGGActgttcctctccaccttcccctTTATTCTCACCTTTATCCCTTATATCTTCATTATCCACACCATAATGAGCATTCGTTCAACCATGGGGAAGCATAAAGCCTTCTACACGTGTTCTTCACACCTCACGGTGGTCATCCTTCTCTATGTGACTCTTATCTGTCAGTACATGAGACCAGCTTCAATGGACACTTTGGAATCCAACAAGCTCTTCTCTCTGTTCAACACGGCTGCAGTCCCCATGCTTAACCCATTGATCTACAGCCTAAAAAATAAAGATGTCAAATCTGCACTAAAACGTAGGGGGTTTCAAATGACCACGTAA
- the LOC142659652 gene encoding uncharacterized protein LOC142659652 isoform X1, protein MIDTMNKKQLTEKILNHALGIVYLLTGEEYVVMKKNSPHSTTNLLTGEVPIKCGDISIYFSMEEWDYIEEHKDLYKDVMVKNQQSISAVRMPSSSDLSEDDLDCASIKDVEEEAANEEDVEPPVLSPEILIGEVNGKIQSVEQPDETLKESEEEERIIDVTADDSVVRGTIQESPQAAGLEEEEGTLQTTYGSQEFQKEDFTNNFSNDSYDMVNLLSNSVSDKHKPFSLDENFLPENSATWENVQIMRRTRRKQNLHSKNDYVEYETINEDQLDEFENDFSYKSCVTLHQESSTPYICGECGRCFISEPSLTEHMKKHSVDKPHRCNECGREFEYRSRLIVHQRTHNGEKPHKCEECGKDFNYRSRLLVHQRKHTGVKPHKCIQCGKQFDYKSHLLRHQRTHT, encoded by the exons ATGATCGACACAATGAACAAGAAGCAATTGACTGAGAAGATTCTGAATCACGCTCTGGGGATCGTCTACCTGCTGACTGGGGAG GAATATGTGGTCATGAAGAAGAATTCCCCACACAGCACCACAaacctgctgactggagag GTACCAATAAAATGTGGAGACATCTCAATCTATTTCTCAATGGAGGAATGGGACTATATTGAAGAACACAAGGACCTTTATAAGGATGTGATGGTAAAAAATCAGCAGTCGATCAGTGCAGTGAGGATGCCGTCAAGCTCAG ACCTTTCAGAAGATGATCTAGACTGTGCGTCAATTAAGGATGTAGAAGAAGAAGCCGCAAATGAAGAGGATGTTGAGCCTCCAGTACTTTCTCCAGAGATTCTTATTG GTGAAGTTAATGGCAAGATACAGAGCGTTGAACAACCGGATGAGACTCTAAAGGAAAGTGAAGAGGAAGAGAGAATCATTGACGTCACCG CAGATGATTCTGTGGTCAGGGGAACAATACAAGAATCTCCCCAAGCAGCCGGTctggaagaagaagaaggaacTTTACAAACAACCTATGGGTCTCAAGAGTTCCAAAAAGAAGACTTCACTAATAATTTTTCCAACGATTCCTATGACATGGTAAATCTTCTTTCTAACTCCGTCTCTGATAAACATAAACCGTTCTCTCTGGACGAGAATTTCCTCCCCGAGAATAGCGCAACCTGGGAAAATGTCCAAATCATGAGGAGAACTCGTCGAAAACAAAACTTGCATTCCAAAAACGATTACGTAGAGTACGAAACCATAAATGAGGACCAGCTGGATGAGTTTGAAAATGACTTTTCTTACAAGTCATGTGTTACTTTACACCAAGAATCCTCCACTCCTTATATATGTGGCGAATGTGGGAGATGTTTCATCTCGGAGCCTTCCCTGACTGAGCATATGAAAAAGCATTCTGTAGATAAGCCTCATAGATGCAATGAATGCGGGAGAGAGTTCGAATACAGATCTCGACTAATTGTCCATCAGAGAACACACAACGGCGAAAAGCCTCATAAATGTGAAGAATGTGGGAAGGACTTTAACTACAGGTCTCGCCTTCTAGTGCATCAGAGGAAACACACTGGGGTAAAACCTCACAAGTGTATTCAGTGTGGCAAACAGTTTGATTACAAGTCCCATCTCCTCAGACATCAAAGGACACACACATGA
- the LOC142660005 gene encoding olfactory receptor 5AR1-like: MNAVNESVVSYFIIKGISDVPTLQVLIFLLVLLIFVTILGGNMTIFIVVCVNPQLHTPMYFFLCNLAILDISSSTITLHKILISFLSGDKSVSSHACISQMFIFISLVGNELMLLTAMSYDRYVAVCKPLHYHSVMGPGLCAALATICWVFGFVETTPLFILIYRFSCYKSNIINHFFCDIVPIMQLTCSDVSVSNLFIFVCGVFLSIFPFLFTFIPYIFIIITILKIRSSSGKHKAFYTCSSHLTVVILLYVTLICQYMRPISMDTLESSKLFSLFNTAAVPMLNPLIYSLKNKDVKSALTRLWYQMATKLGKDF; this comes from the coding sequence ATGAATGCAGTAAATGAGTCCGTAGTGTCCTACTTTATTATTAAGGGGATTTCTGATGTCCCAACGCTCCAAGttctgatctttcttctggttcTCCTGATTTTTGTAACCATTCTTGGTGGTAATATGactatctttatagtggtctgtGTGAACCCTCAGCTCCATACTCCCATGTACTTCTTCCTATGTAACCTGGCCATCTTGGACATCTCCTCCAGCACGATCACTCTTCATAAGATCCTTATTAGCTTTTTATCAGGGGATAAATCCGTTTCCTCACATGCATGTATATCTCAAATGTTCATCTTTATATCCCTAGTGGGCAATGAGTTGATGTTATTGACAGCCATGAGTTATGATCGCTATGTTGCGGTCTGTAAACCTCTACATTATCACTCAGTCATGGGCCCCGGCCTGTGTGCGGCTTTGGCCACTATCTGTTGGGTATTTGGTTTTGTAGAAACAACtcctctttttattttaatttacagATTTTCATGTTATAAATCAAATATAATTAACCATTTTTTCTGCGACATAGTTCCCATAATGCAACTTACGTGCAGTGACGTTTCAGTGTCCAACCTCTTCATTTTTGTCTGTGGAGTTTTCCTCTCCATTTTCCCCTTTCTGTTCACATTCATCCCttatatttttattatcattACCATACTAAAAATTCGTTCAAGTTCTGGAAAACATAAAGCTTTCTACACGTGTTCTTCACACCTCACGGTGGTCATCCTTCTCTATGTGACTCTTATCTGTCAGTACATGAGACCAATTTCAATGGACACTTTGGAATCCAGCAAGCTCTTCTCTCTCTTCAACACTGCTGCAGTCCCCATGCTTAACCCATTGATCTACAGCTTAAAAAATAAAGATGTCAAATCCGCACTGACACGTCTGTGGTATCAGATGGCTACAAAACTGGGCAAGGATTTTTGA